One window of Hymenobacter sp. BRD128 genomic DNA carries:
- a CDS encoding Uma2 family endonuclease — protein MTFADLDNQLLLQGPALARLTDEEFYDLCQHNPTLRLERTADHNIIAMPPPVQNPAANQEKFTASFGCGIASTSWATCTSRQRALPCPMALSARPMRRG, from the coding sequence ATGACTTTCGCCGACCTCGACAACCAGTTGCTGCTGCAAGGTCCGGCCCTGGCCCGGCTCACGGATGAGGAGTTTTACGACCTCTGCCAGCACAACCCTACGCTGCGCCTGGAGCGCACCGCCGACCACAATATCATTGCCATGCCCCCGCCGGTTCAGAATCCAGCCGCAAATCAGGAGAAATTTACGGCCAGCTTTGGTTGTGGAATCGCCAGCACCAGTTGGGCTACGTGTACGAGTCGTCAGCGGGCTTTGCCTTGCCCGATGGCTCTATCCGCTCGCCCGATGCGGCGTGGCTGA
- a CDS encoding DUF58 domain-containing protein, which produces MPPAASPTSALPASLTALVRRLRHLEIRMRQAVEAQLQGNFGSVFRGNGLEFDDVRLYQYGDEVRAIDWAVSSKGHGTFVKTYKEEREQQVLVALDVSASQRVGRAAAGSQCKLDLGRDLAGVLALSAARQDAALGLLAFSDQKELYLPPAKGLRAAYALLQRLYGLHPASRHTGLGAGIRLLLGLVKRRSLVILISDFIDENYERELTMLARQHDLVVVQLLAPQEVKFPALGIVPLRDAETGLQRWVDTSAPAFQAQYAAQTQARHEALRTLCRRQRVSLLTLRTDEDFVPQLVGLFRQRRS; this is translated from the coding sequence ATGCCGCCCGCCGCTAGCCCTACTTCTGCCCTGCCCGCCAGCCTCACGGCGCTGGTGCGCCGCCTGCGCCACCTCGAAATCAGGATGCGCCAGGCGGTGGAGGCCCAATTGCAGGGCAATTTCGGGTCGGTTTTTCGGGGGAATGGGCTGGAGTTCGACGACGTGCGCCTCTACCAATACGGCGATGAAGTGCGGGCCATCGACTGGGCGGTGAGCAGCAAAGGCCACGGCACCTTCGTAAAAACCTACAAGGAAGAGCGCGAGCAGCAGGTGCTGGTGGCCCTCGACGTGAGCGCCTCGCAGCGCGTGGGCCGGGCGGCGGCTGGCAGCCAGTGCAAGCTCGACCTGGGCCGCGACCTGGCCGGGGTGCTGGCCCTCTCGGCCGCCCGCCAGGACGCGGCGCTGGGCCTGCTGGCTTTTTCCGACCAGAAAGAGCTGTATCTGCCGCCCGCCAAGGGCTTGCGAGCGGCCTATGCGCTGCTCCAACGCCTCTACGGACTGCACCCGGCCTCCCGGCACACGGGCCTGGGCGCGGGCATCCGGCTGCTGCTGGGGCTGGTCAAGCGCCGCAGCCTGGTTATTCTCATCTCCGATTTTATCGACGAAAACTACGAGCGCGAGCTCACCATGCTGGCCCGCCAGCACGACCTGGTGGTGGTGCAGCTGCTGGCCCCGCAAGAAGTGAAGTTTCCGGCGCTGGGTATCGTGCCCCTGCGCGACGCCGAAACCGGCTTGCAGCGCTGGGTCGATACCTCGGCCCCGGCCTTTCAGGCGCAGTACGCGGCCCAGACCCAGGCCCGGCACGAGGCCCTGCGCACGCTTTGCCGCCGCCAGCGCGTGAGCTTACTTACGCTGCGCACCGACGAGGACTTTGTGCCGCAACTAGTGGGGCTGTTTCGGCAGCGGCGCAGCTAA
- a CDS encoding Sir2 family NAD-dependent protein deacetylase, with product MPHLVVLTGAGVSAESGIRTFRDTNGLWEEHRIEDVATPEAFARNPALVLDFYNKRRAQAREVAPNAAHLALAGFEAAPGWTVSIITQNVDDLHERAGSSQVLHLHGMLNKMRSVQNENTVFDCPGDIMLGDLAPDGGQLRPHIVWFGEMVPAIEEAAETVATADALLVVGTSLQVYPAAGLLHYAPAGCPVYVIDPHQPEVSGRRGVRYVVAPASVGVPQVLKELAASNEQK from the coding sequence ATGCCTCACCTTGTAGTACTCACCGGCGCCGGCGTGTCGGCCGAAAGCGGCATTCGCACCTTCCGCGATACGAATGGCTTGTGGGAGGAGCACCGCATCGAGGACGTGGCCACGCCCGAGGCGTTTGCCCGCAACCCGGCGCTGGTGCTCGATTTTTACAACAAGCGCCGCGCCCAGGCCCGCGAGGTAGCGCCCAACGCCGCTCACCTAGCCCTGGCCGGCTTCGAGGCAGCACCGGGCTGGACGGTCAGCATCATCACCCAAAACGTGGACGACCTGCACGAGCGCGCCGGCTCCAGCCAGGTGCTGCACCTGCACGGCATGCTCAATAAAATGCGCTCGGTGCAGAATGAAAACACCGTTTTTGATTGCCCAGGCGACATTATGCTGGGCGACCTGGCGCCCGATGGCGGCCAGCTGCGTCCGCACATTGTGTGGTTTGGCGAAATGGTGCCCGCCATCGAGGAAGCCGCCGAAACAGTAGCCACGGCCGATGCGCTGCTGGTGGTGGGCACCTCCCTGCAGGTGTATCCGGCCGCCGGGCTGCTGCACTACGCCCCGGCCGGCTGCCCGGTCTACGTCATCGACCCGCACCAGCCCGAGGTGAGTGGCCGGCGCGGCGTGCGCTACGTGGTAGCCCCGGCCAGCGTAGGCGTGCCGCAGGTGCTCAAGGAGCTAGCGGCCAGCAATGAGCAGAAATAA
- a CDS encoding IS5 family transposase (programmed frameshift), which translates to MDEISDRAWTALAPHLSGKAGDVGRTGVDNRLFLNAVFWVARHGCAWRALPARFGKHDTLRKRSRRWAQKGIWQRLFEAVQEPDLDWVMLDSTVVRAHAQAAGSRKKAASAEALGRSRGGLTTKIHALVDALGNPLRVVLGPGQQADCRRVAELLPAAEGTSNVLADKAYDTDAVLASVAALGAQAVIPSKKNRLVQRVIDRNLYRDRNKVERFFSRLKQFRRLATRYDKTASSFLGMVHFISALLWLR; encoded by the exons CTGGATGAAATCAGTGACCGTGCTTGGACCGCTTTGGCCCCACATTTATCGGGCAAAGCGGGCGACGTGGGCCGAACAGGCGTCGATAACCGACTCTTTCTCAACGCCGTGTTCTGGGTGGCGCGCCACGGCTGCGCCTGGCGTGCACTGCCGGCCCGCTTTGGCAAACACGACACGTTGCGCAAACGCAGCCGGCGCTGGGCCCAAAAAGGCATTTGGCAACGCTTGTTCGAAGCCGTGCAGGAACCAGACCTGGATTGGGTGATGCTTGATTCGACCGTGGTGCGGGCCCACGCGCAGGCGGCGGGCAGCCGAAAAAAAGCCGCGTCGGCG GAAGCCCTCGGCCGCAGCCGCGGCGGGCTGACGACCAAAATCCACGCCCTCGTCGACGCGCTGGGTAACCCGTTGCGCGTGGTGCTCGGTCCCGGCCAGCAAGCCGATTGTCGACGCGTAGCGGAACTGCTGCCGGCCGCTGAGGGTACCAGCAACGTGCTGGCAGACAAAGCCTACGATACGGACGCCGTACTCGCCAGCGTGGCCGCCCTCGGTGCCCAAGCGGTGATTCCCAGCAAAAAGAACCGCCTCGTCCAACGCGTGATTGACCGAAATCTGTACCGCGACCGCAACAAAGTCGAGCGCTTTTTTAGTCGCCTCAAGCAGTTTCGCCGGCTGGCCACGCGCTATGATAAAACGGCCAGCAGCTTCTTAGGAATGGTGCATTTCATCTCAGCACTCTTGTGGCTTCGCTAA
- a CDS encoding Uma2 family endonuclease, whose translation MWNRQHQLGYVYESSAGFALPDGSIRSPDAAWLSKEKFAQLTEAQRQKFPPVCPEFVVEVRSPSDGLAALRRKMEDYLANGVQLALLLDPEAEKATIYRPNQAPVEVADFNQEISAAPELPGFVLDLRPLRRG comes from the coding sequence TTGTGGAATCGCCAGCACCAGTTGGGCTACGTGTACGAGTCGTCAGCGGGCTTTGCCTTGCCCGATGGCTCTATCCGCTCGCCCGATGCGGCGTGGCTGAGCAAGGAAAAGTTTGCGCAGTTGACTGAAGCCCAGCGGCAGAAGTTTCCGCCGGTCTGCCCCGAGTTTGTGGTAGAAGTGCGCTCGCCCTCCGACGGGCTAGCCGCCCTGCGCCGCAAGATGGAAGACTACCTGGCCAACGGCGTGCAGCTGGCCCTGCTGCTCGACCCGGAGGCTGAAAAGGCGACCATCTACCGCCCCAATCAAGCCCCGGTCGAAGTGGCCGACTTTAATCAAGAAATTAGCGCGGCGCCTGAGCTACCCGGCTTCGTGCTTGACCTCCGGCCACTGCGCCGGGGCTAG
- a CDS encoding aldo/keto reductase, with the protein MNHRTLGKTGFSISEISLGTWQVGGKWGEPFSHDNADRILHAAVDAGINFIDTADVYGDGESEKAVGRLVRSRAGERIYVATKCGRRLQPHTAEAYQPAALRGFVEDSLRNMQLETLDLIQLHCPPTEVYYRPEIFELFDRLRQEGKIQNLGVSVEKVEESLKAIEYPNVTTLQVIFNMFRQRPAELLFKEAARRDVGLIVRVPLASGLLTGKFSPQTHFDKDDHRNFNRNGEAFDKGETFSGVDYATGLAAVEELKKIFPDQPQLAPLALRWILMFPEVSCIIPGASRPEQLTSNLQTEQQPALTAAQMAAVRDVYDRMIRSQVHQLW; encoded by the coding sequence ATGAATCACCGCACGCTCGGCAAAACCGGCTTTTCCATCTCTGAAATCAGCCTCGGCACCTGGCAGGTGGGCGGCAAATGGGGCGAACCCTTCAGCCACGACAATGCCGACCGCATCCTGCACGCCGCCGTGGACGCGGGCATCAACTTCATCGACACCGCCGATGTGTATGGCGACGGCGAAAGTGAAAAGGCCGTGGGCCGCCTCGTGCGCAGCCGCGCCGGCGAGCGCATCTACGTGGCTACCAAGTGCGGCCGGCGCTTGCAGCCGCACACGGCCGAGGCCTACCAGCCGGCGGCGCTGCGCGGCTTTGTGGAAGACAGCCTGCGCAACATGCAACTCGAAACGCTGGATTTGATTCAGCTGCACTGCCCGCCTACGGAGGTTTATTACCGGCCCGAGATTTTTGAGTTGTTCGACCGGCTCAGGCAAGAAGGCAAAATCCAGAACCTGGGCGTGAGCGTGGAAAAGGTAGAGGAGAGCTTAAAGGCCATCGAATACCCCAATGTAACCACGTTGCAGGTAATTTTCAATATGTTCCGGCAGCGCCCGGCCGAGCTACTGTTCAAAGAAGCGGCGCGGCGCGACGTGGGCCTGATAGTGCGGGTGCCGCTGGCTAGCGGGCTGCTCACGGGCAAGTTTTCGCCGCAAACGCACTTCGATAAAGACGACCACCGCAACTTCAACCGCAACGGCGAAGCCTTCGACAAGGGCGAAACTTTCTCGGGCGTGGACTACGCTACGGGGCTAGCCGCCGTGGAAGAGTTGAAAAAAATATTTCCCGACCAGCCGCAGCTAGCCCCGCTAGCCCTGCGCTGGATACTGATGTTTCCGGAAGTGAGCTGCATTATTCCCGGCGCCTCGCGCCCCGAGCAATTGACTTCCAATCTGCAAACGGAGCAGCAGCCTGCCCTTACTGCTGCGCAGATGGCGGCCGTGCGCGACGTTTATGACCGGATGATTCGGTCGCAGGTGCACCAGCTATGGTAA
- a CDS encoding aconitate hydratase: MAFDLDMIRAVYAGLGSRIEAARTAVGRPLTLTEKILYAHLYGGQVSEAYQRGISYVDFRPDRVAMQDATAQMALLQFMQAGKATAAVPSTVHCDHLIQAKDGATEDLAVANDENREVYDFLASVSNKYGIGFWKPGAGIIHQVVLENYAFPGGMMIGTDSHTPNAGGLGMIAIGVGGADAVDVMAGMPWELKFPKVIGVKLTGKMSGWTSAKDVILKVAGILTVKGGTGAIVEYFGEGAESLSATGKGTICNMGAEIGATTSVFAYDEKMGDYLRSTERADIADLAKGVAQHLRADDEVYANPAEFYDQLIEIDLNTLEPYVNGPFTPDAAWPISQFAAAVKEHGWPEKLEVGLIGSCTNSSYEDITRAASIAKQAVDKGLHVAAEFTITPGSEQVRYTVARDGLLDTFAEMGGVVLANACGPCIGQWARHTDDPKRKNSIITSFNRNFAKRNDGNPNTHAFVASPEIVTAFAIAGDLTFNPLTDTLPGKNGNVKFDEPTGVELPPAGFAVEDAGFQAPAADGSAVQVLVDRNSDRLQLLEPFKPWEGTDLIGLRVLIKALGKCTTDHISMAGPWLKFRGHLDNISNNMLIGATNAYTGETNAVKDSATQGSPYVPVPQAARVLKSMGIGSIVVGDENYGEGSSREHAAMEPRHLGVRAVLVKSFARIHETNLKKQGMLALTFVNKNDYDLIEEDDQIDILGLTSFAPGKPLQVRLRHADGDTDLITVNHTYNEGQIGWFKAGSALNLIKMQESGAAA; this comes from the coding sequence ATGGCGTTTGACCTTGATATGATTCGGGCCGTGTACGCGGGCCTCGGCTCGCGCATCGAAGCAGCCCGCACGGCCGTTGGCCGCCCGCTCACGCTCACCGAAAAAATCCTCTACGCCCACCTCTACGGTGGCCAGGTAAGCGAAGCCTACCAGCGTGGTATTAGCTACGTCGACTTCCGCCCCGACCGCGTAGCCATGCAGGACGCCACCGCCCAGATGGCGCTGTTGCAATTTATGCAGGCCGGCAAGGCCACTGCCGCCGTGCCCAGCACCGTGCACTGCGACCATCTCATCCAGGCCAAGGATGGCGCCACCGAAGACTTGGCCGTGGCCAACGACGAAAACCGCGAAGTCTACGATTTCCTGGCTTCGGTATCCAATAAATACGGTATCGGCTTCTGGAAGCCCGGCGCGGGCATTATTCACCAGGTGGTGCTCGAAAACTACGCCTTCCCCGGCGGCATGATGATTGGCACCGACTCGCACACCCCTAACGCGGGCGGCCTCGGCATGATTGCCATTGGTGTAGGCGGCGCCGACGCCGTTGACGTGATGGCCGGCATGCCCTGGGAGTTAAAATTCCCGAAGGTGATTGGGGTGAAGCTGACCGGCAAAATGAGCGGCTGGACTTCGGCCAAAGACGTGATTCTGAAAGTAGCCGGCATCCTGACCGTGAAGGGCGGCACCGGGGCCATCGTAGAGTACTTCGGCGAGGGCGCCGAAAGCCTGAGCGCCACCGGCAAAGGCACCATCTGCAACATGGGTGCTGAAATTGGGGCCACGACCTCAGTTTTTGCCTACGATGAGAAAATGGGCGACTACCTGCGCAGCACCGAGCGCGCCGACATCGCCGACCTGGCCAAGGGCGTAGCTCAGCACCTACGCGCCGACGACGAGGTGTACGCCAACCCCGCCGAGTTCTACGACCAGCTCATCGAAATCGACCTCAACACGCTGGAGCCCTACGTGAACGGCCCGTTCACGCCGGACGCCGCCTGGCCGATTTCGCAGTTTGCCGCCGCCGTAAAAGAGCACGGCTGGCCCGAGAAGCTCGAAGTAGGCCTCATCGGCTCGTGCACCAATTCGTCTTACGAAGACATTACCCGCGCCGCTAGCATCGCCAAGCAGGCCGTGGATAAGGGCCTGCACGTAGCCGCCGAGTTCACCATTACCCCCGGCTCGGAGCAGGTGCGCTACACCGTGGCCCGCGATGGCCTACTCGACACCTTCGCCGAGATGGGCGGCGTAGTGCTGGCCAATGCCTGTGGCCCGTGCATCGGCCAGTGGGCCCGCCACACCGACGACCCCAAGCGCAAGAACTCGATTATTACGAGCTTCAACCGCAACTTCGCCAAGCGCAACGACGGCAACCCCAACACCCACGCCTTCGTGGCCTCGCCCGAAATCGTAACTGCCTTCGCTATCGCCGGCGACCTGACCTTTAACCCTCTCACCGACACGCTGCCCGGCAAAAACGGCAATGTGAAGTTTGACGAGCCCACCGGCGTCGAGCTGCCCCCGGCCGGTTTTGCCGTGGAAGATGCTGGCTTCCAGGCTCCGGCTGCCGATGGCAGCGCCGTGCAGGTACTCGTAGACCGCAACTCGGACCGCCTGCAACTCCTGGAGCCCTTCAAGCCCTGGGAAGGTACCGACCTCATCGGGCTGCGCGTGCTCATCAAGGCGCTCGGCAAGTGCACCACCGACCACATTAGCATGGCCGGCCCGTGGCTGAAATTCCGCGGCCACCTGGATAACATTTCCAACAACATGCTCATCGGCGCCACCAACGCCTACACCGGCGAAACTAACGCCGTGAAGGACAGCGCCACCCAGGGCTCACCCTACGTGCCCGTGCCGCAGGCCGCCCGTGTGCTTAAGAGCATGGGCATTGGCAGCATCGTGGTAGGGGATGAGAACTACGGCGAAGGCAGCTCGCGCGAGCACGCCGCCATGGAGCCCCGCCATCTCGGCGTGCGCGCCGTGCTGGTGAAAAGCTTTGCCCGCATTCACGAAACCAACCTCAAGAAGCAGGGCATGCTGGCCCTTACCTTCGTCAACAAAAACGACTACGACCTCATCGAGGAAGACGACCAAATCGACATCCTCGGCCTCACGAGCTTCGCTCCCGGTAAGCCGCTGCAAGTGCGCCTGCGCCACGCCGACGGCGACACCGACCTCATTACCGTCAACCACACCTACAACGAAGGCCAAATCGGCTGGTTTAAGGCTGGTTCGGCCCTGAACCTCATCAAGATGCAGGAGAGCGGCGCAGCGGCGTAG
- a CDS encoding SMI1/KNR4 family protein gives MNIEQIIARIKNGPNDITPYPAAIQQLFDTFEAKTRLVLPRDFKCFYSFSNGFQSDEDLFRIIPLEEIMDDWSCTTKTNNQCYFAEYLIYSDLWGVEVGLDESSPYSIFYPDSEERKLFMTHSLAEFLERFLLAGIYGTGGLYDWSNDSLPLLKS, from the coding sequence ATGAACATAGAGCAGATAATTGCTAGAATAAAAAATGGGCCAAATGACATCACCCCTTATCCAGCAGCCATCCAGCAACTCTTCGATACTTTTGAAGCAAAAACTAGATTGGTATTGCCACGTGATTTTAAATGTTTTTATTCTTTTAGCAATGGATTTCAATCTGATGAAGACCTGTTCAGAATAATTCCATTAGAAGAAATAATGGACGATTGGAGTTGTACGACCAAGACGAATAATCAATGCTATTTTGCCGAGTACCTAATCTATTCTGATTTATGGGGCGTTGAAGTAGGGCTTGATGAATCCTCGCCTTATTCTATTTTTTATCCCGATTCAGAAGAGAGGAAGCTTTTCATGACACATTCTTTAGCTGAGTTCTTAGAGCGTTTTTTGCTTGCGGGTATTTATGGAACAGGTGGTCTTTACGACTGGTCAAACGATAGCCTACCCCTTTTAAAATCATGA
- a CDS encoding DUF4296 domain-containing protein — protein sequence MKSLFTLLLLGVGLVLAAASCARPEQVLPPPNLLSKEEITSLLIQFHLLESRIESSRLAADSARALFQTMHDDVLWRHGLKAADSSFERSYRYYAMHGKDLDGIYATVIDSLSAREKKMGATPLPRHQ from the coding sequence GTGAAATCGCTGTTTACTCTATTACTCCTGGGGGTGGGCCTTGTGCTGGCCGCTGCCAGCTGCGCCCGCCCCGAGCAAGTGCTGCCCCCGCCCAACCTGCTGTCGAAGGAGGAGATAACGAGCCTGCTCATACAATTTCACCTGCTCGAATCGCGCATCGAGTCGAGCCGGCTGGCGGCCGATTCGGCGCGGGCCTTGTTTCAAACCATGCACGACGATGTTTTGTGGCGGCATGGGCTAAAAGCGGCCGACTCCAGCTTCGAGCGCAGCTACCGCTACTACGCCATGCACGGCAAGGACCTGGATGGCATCTACGCCACGGTTATCGACTCGCTGAGCGCCCGCGAGAAGAAAATGGGCGCCACGCCGCTGCCGCGCCACCAATAG
- a CDS encoding tRNA-binding protein yields MISYAEFERVDIRVGTIVEAREFPQARRPAYQLLLDFGPEIGLKKSSAQLTQHYTPATLLGRQVLAVVNFPPKQIGPFRSEVLVLGAPDAAGHTVLAAVAAPVPNGSRLH; encoded by the coding sequence ATGATTTCCTACGCCGAGTTTGAGCGAGTAGATATTCGGGTGGGCACCATTGTGGAGGCGCGCGAATTTCCGCAGGCGCGCCGCCCGGCGTATCAGCTGCTGCTTGATTTTGGCCCCGAAATCGGCCTCAAAAAATCGAGCGCCCAGCTTACGCAGCACTACACGCCGGCCACGCTGCTGGGCCGGCAGGTGCTGGCGGTGGTCAACTTTCCGCCCAAGCAAATCGGGCCATTCCGCTCCGAGGTGCTGGTGCTGGGCGCGCCCGATGCCGCGGGCCACACGGTGCTGGCGGCCGTGGCGGCGCCCGTGCCCAACGGCAGCCGCTTGCACTAG
- a CDS encoding DMT family transporter, which produces MPTPIRSAVPLAGFVITLLGAVLFSTKAILVKLAFGATHTDALTLLTLRMVFSLPFYAGVALFMSSQKNNVRMTRPQWALVLLLGVLGYYVSSLLDFMGLQYVSAGLERLILFLYPSFVVFINAVFFKQRITGTQKWALLLTYLGIGIAYAGELTIDPGRHGLYLGSFLVFLCAITYSMYIAGSGKIIPLVGATKFTAYAMLAATAGIFGHFALVGHGELLASGRALWGYGLGLAIFSTVLPSFLISQGLKRIGANNVAIISGIGPISTIAQAHFFLREPIFAAQIGGTILVVFGVLLLSWKRPVAVAAAA; this is translated from the coding sequence ATGCCTACCCCAATCCGCTCGGCCGTGCCCCTGGCCGGCTTCGTTATTACCTTGCTAGGGGCAGTTCTATTCTCCACCAAAGCCATACTCGTTAAGCTGGCTTTTGGCGCTACGCACACCGATGCGCTGACGCTGCTCACGTTGCGCATGGTGTTTTCGCTGCCGTTTTATGCAGGCGTGGCGCTGTTTATGTCGAGCCAGAAAAACAATGTGCGCATGACGCGCCCGCAGTGGGCGCTGGTGCTGCTGTTAGGGGTGCTGGGCTACTACGTGAGCAGCCTGCTCGATTTTATGGGGCTGCAATACGTGTCGGCGGGACTGGAGCGATTGATATTATTTCTGTATCCTAGCTTCGTGGTTTTTATTAACGCTGTTTTTTTCAAGCAGCGAATTACCGGTACTCAAAAATGGGCGCTGCTGCTCACGTATCTCGGCATTGGCATTGCCTACGCGGGCGAATTAACTATTGACCCGGGCCGGCACGGATTATACCTGGGGAGTTTTCTCGTGTTTTTGTGTGCCATTACCTATTCGATGTATATCGCGGGCAGCGGGAAAATTATTCCGCTGGTGGGCGCTACTAAATTTACGGCGTATGCGATGTTGGCCGCTACGGCGGGTATTTTTGGGCACTTTGCCCTGGTGGGCCACGGCGAATTACTTGCGTCGGGCCGGGCGCTGTGGGGGTATGGGCTGGGGCTAGCCATCTTTTCTACCGTGTTGCCCTCGTTTTTAATTTCGCAGGGATTAAAAAGAATCGGGGCTAATAATGTCGCCATTATTAGCGGTATCGGGCCAATTTCGACGATAGCGCAGGCGCATTTCTTTTTGCGGGAGCCCATTTTTGCGGCCCAGATTGGCGGGACAATTCTGGTCGTTTTTGGCGTGTTGCTGCTGAGTTGGAAGCGGCCCGTGGCCGTAGCCGCAGCCGCCTGA
- a CDS encoding DUF922 domain-containing protein, giving the protein MPISWWKALAFLLLGAGPAAAQQVKLPPGAIRWSASRPLVVADFKGRPKTSQGHAALTSANINTGATCRGNVFAGTAQASFDPASSWVREPGSMTPALLRHEQLHFDIAEVYARRLRQQLAAMHTTCDRLGGTFDRISQAAYTAWQQAEDDYDRDTNHGLQHERQARWETQVHQQLRELAAFAEKDA; this is encoded by the coding sequence ATGCCTATTTCTTGGTGGAAGGCGCTCGCCTTCCTGCTGCTCGGGGCCGGGCCGGCTGCTGCCCAGCAAGTAAAACTACCGCCCGGCGCCATTCGCTGGTCGGCGAGCCGGCCGCTCGTGGTAGCCGATTTTAAGGGCCGGCCCAAAACCAGCCAGGGCCACGCCGCCCTTACCTCGGCCAACATTAACACCGGTGCCACCTGCCGGGGCAACGTATTTGCCGGCACGGCGCAGGCCAGCTTCGACCCCGCCAGCTCGTGGGTACGCGAGCCCGGCAGCATGACGCCCGCCCTGCTGCGCCACGAGCAGCTGCACTTCGATATTGCCGAGGTGTATGCCCGCCGCCTGCGCCAGCAGCTGGCCGCCATGCACACCACCTGCGACCGGCTAGGCGGTACTTTCGACCGCATCAGCCAAGCCGCTTACACGGCCTGGCAGCAGGCCGAAGATGATTACGACCGCGACACCAACCACGGCCTCCAGCACGAGCGCCAAGCCCGATGGGAAACCCAGGTGCACCAGCAATTGCGGGAGCTGGCCGCCTTTGCCGAAAAGGATGCCTAG
- a CDS encoding TIGR02117 family protein, producing the protein MSPLLRKTLKITAYSVGAVVGAVAAYWGVAQVLSRIPVAAETTAEAATVPLFIHSNGVHTDLVVPVKSSFIDWSEQLPFSNTQAHDSTYHFVGIGWGDKGFYLETPTWAELKPRTAIRAGFWLSTTLMHTTYYHEADLVASPQCVPLRLTPTQYRRLIAYIQKSFQRDAAGNFNWIPGHSYADHDAFYEANSRYSVLNTCNTWANRGLKVSGQKASLWTPFDTGILYQYRK; encoded by the coding sequence ATGTCGCCTTTGCTGCGCAAAACCCTTAAAATAACGGCTTATTCGGTCGGTGCTGTGGTAGGCGCGGTGGCCGCGTACTGGGGCGTGGCCCAGGTGCTTTCGCGCATTCCGGTGGCGGCCGAAACCACTGCCGAAGCCGCGACGGTGCCGCTTTTCATCCACTCCAATGGCGTGCACACCGACCTGGTGGTGCCCGTCAAAAGCAGTTTCATCGACTGGAGCGAGCAGCTGCCTTTTTCCAATACGCAGGCGCACGACTCTACCTATCACTTCGTAGGCATCGGCTGGGGCGATAAGGGCTTTTACCTCGAAACGCCCACCTGGGCCGAGCTGAAGCCGCGCACGGCTATTCGGGCAGGCTTCTGGCTGAGCACCACGCTCATGCACACTACCTACTACCACGAGGCCGACCTAGTGGCTAGCCCCCAGTGCGTGCCCTTGCGCCTCACGCCCACGCAATACCGCCGCCTCATTGCCTACATTCAAAAGAGCTTTCAGCGCGACGCGGCCGGCAATTTCAACTGGATACCCGGCCACAGCTACGCCGACCACGACGCCTTTTACGAGGCCAATAGCCGCTACAGCGTACTCAACACCTGCAACACCTGGGCCAATAGGGGCCTGAAAGTCAGCGGCCAGAAGGCCAGCCTCTGGACACCCTTCGACACGGGTATTCTGTATCAGTATCGGAAGTAA